One stretch of Ipomoea triloba cultivar NCNSP0323 chromosome 8, ASM357664v1 DNA includes these proteins:
- the LOC116027776 gene encoding E3 ubiquitin-protein ligase AIRP2-like isoform X2 — protein sequence MPIACGVAWDLSGHCVQMKVSYSPLAPFLLFLIEWMDYSCLDSLPTSLGLLHILVYKVYVDEMPTMSPQERKATLRDFYAVIYPSLKQLEGNLAGDRSRCSGNLSRVVDEGEDDECGICMESGANMVLPNCAHSMCINCFHHWYVSCE from the exons ATGCCAATAGCTT GCGGTGTAGCATGGGATTTAAGTGGGCATTGTGTTCAGATGAAGGTCTCTTACAGCCCTCTCGCCCCTTTCTTGCTATTCCTGATTGAATGGATGGACTATAGTTGTTTAGATTCCCTGCCCACCAGTTTAGGCCTCCTTCACATACTTGTATACAAA GTCTATGTTGATGAAATGCCAACCATGTCTCCCCAAGAAAGAAAAGCCACCCTAAGAGATTTTTATG CTGTAATATATCCTTCACTGAAGCAACTGGAAGGCAACTTAGCGGGGGACAGAAGCCGATGCTCTGGCAATTTAAGCAGAGTAGTGGACGAGGGAGAAGATGATGAATGCGGTATATGCATGGAGAGCGGTGCCAATATGGTTTTGCCTAATTGCGCTCATTCCATGTGCATCAACTGCTTCCATCATTGGTATGTAAGTTGTGAATAA
- the LOC116027776 gene encoding E3 ubiquitin-protein ligase AIRP2-like isoform X1 — MWQTQTHKSSFRESLNALEADIQHANSLAGGVAWDLSGHCVQMKVSYSPLAPFLLFLIEWMDYSCLDSLPTSLGLLHILVYKVYVDEMPTMSPQERKATLRDFYAVIYPSLKQLEGNLAGDRSRCSGNLSRVVDEGEDDECGICMESGANMVLPNCAHSMCINCFHHWYVSCE, encoded by the exons atGTGGCAGACTCAGACCCACAAATCTTCCTTCAGAGAATCACTCAACGCCCTTGAAGCTGATATTCAGCATGCCAATAGCTT GGCAGGCGGTGTAGCATGGGATTTAAGTGGGCATTGTGTTCAGATGAAGGTCTCTTACAGCCCTCTCGCCCCTTTCTTGCTATTCCTGATTGAATGGATGGACTATAGTTGTTTAGATTCCCTGCCCACCAGTTTAGGCCTCCTTCACATACTTGTATACAAA GTCTATGTTGATGAAATGCCAACCATGTCTCCCCAAGAAAGAAAAGCCACCCTAAGAGATTTTTATG CTGTAATATATCCTTCACTGAAGCAACTGGAAGGCAACTTAGCGGGGGACAGAAGCCGATGCTCTGGCAATTTAAGCAGAGTAGTGGACGAGGGAGAAGATGATGAATGCGGTATATGCATGGAGAGCGGTGCCAATATGGTTTTGCCTAATTGCGCTCATTCCATGTGCATCAACTGCTTCCATCATTGGTATGTAAGTTGTGAATAA